AGCGATAAAAATCAGTAGAGCAGGAATATTCAGACGGCTTGATAACTTCGTCGTCCAGACGGCGGCAAACAGCAATATACCAATCAATAAAATCGTGAGTTGCAAGGACATGGCATCAAACTCCTATTCATAAAAGAATCTCTAGTTTCATGATACAACAATTCCGATAAAAAGACTCGGATAACGATTGTTCAATATTTTCCACCACACCGGACAACTTTCTCTCTCTTCATTGCAAGCGTTTTCATTTATTGTGAAGATGTAGCACGAAATGAAACGAAATCAGGGAGGGAATCCGAATGCGTAAAAGAAGATGGGCAGCATTACCTGTCGTCACGACGGCGATGGTCGTCGCTTTGGCAGCATGTGGTGGCGGTACATTGAATAGCGATGACTCGAAAGATAGTGGTTCAAAAGACGGTAAGACGCTCAACGTATTCCAATTCAAGGCTGAAATCGCAAAAGACATGGAAAAGATGGCAAAAGCGTATGAAAAAGAAACCGGGACGAAAGTCGTCGTGCAAACAGTCGGTGGTGGATCGGACTATGGCGCGGCTCTGAAATCACAGTTCGCTTCAGGTAATGAGCCGGATGTCTTTAACAACGGTGGCTTTACGGAAGCAAAAACATGGCAGGATAAGTTAGAAGATTTGTCAGATGAAAAGTGGGTCGGTGATCTAACGGACCTATCAAAAGAACCAATGACGATTGATGGTAAATTGTATGGTATGCCAATGAACCTTGAGGGGTATGGCTTTATCTACAATAAAGATATCTTCAAAAAAGCCGGTATCACGGAACTTCCGAAAACATTAACTGAATTGACGGAAGCTTCTAAGAAGCTGAAAGCAGACGGAGTGACGCCATTCTCGATTGGATACGGCGAGTGGTGGATTCTCGGTAATCACCTTTTGAACATTCCGGTCGCACAGCAGGATGATCCAGATCAGTTCATCGCAGACTTGAATTCTGGAAAAGGAAAGTTCGAAGATAACAAACAGTTCAAGGATTTCATGAATCTATTTGATTTAACGATTGAGTACGGTAATAAAAATCCGTTAACGACGGATTACAACACACAAGTCTCTCAATTTGCTGAAGGTAAGAC
This region of Exiguobacterium acetylicum DSM 20416 genomic DNA includes:
- a CDS encoding ABC transporter substrate-binding protein: MRKRRWAALPVVTTAMVVALAACGGGTLNSDDSKDSGSKDGKTLNVFQFKAEIAKDMEKMAKAYEKETGTKVVVQTVGGGSDYGAALKSQFASGNEPDVFNNGGFTEAKTWQDKLEDLSDEKWVGDLTDLSKEPMTIDGKLYGMPMNLEGYGFIYNKDIFKKAGITELPKTLTELTEASKKLKADGVTPFSIGYGEWWILGNHLLNIPVAQQDDPDQFIADLNSGKGKFEDNKQFKDFMNLFDLTIEYGNKNPLTTDYNTQVSQFAEGKTAMLQQGNWAQQLITDVNPDINMGFIPMPINDDKEKMDRLPVGVPNNWVVNKNSKNKAEAKKFLEWMAMSDTGKDYMVNKFKFIPAFKSIEAKDLGPLADDIQAYSKDGKTISWNWFKYPDGAVNEFGAIMQAYVGKQKTADEMLQDFTKTWDKMKK